A window of the Molothrus ater isolate BHLD 08-10-18 breed brown headed cowbird chromosome 16, BPBGC_Mater_1.1, whole genome shotgun sequence genome harbors these coding sequences:
- the DCTN5 gene encoding dynactin subunit 5 has product MELSEMLYNKSEYIETASGNKVSRQSVLCGSQNIVLNGKTIVMNDCIIRGDLANVRVGRHCVVKSRSVIRPPFKKFSKGVAFFPLHIGDHVFIEEDCVVNAAQIGSYVHIGKNCVIGRRCVLKDCCKILDNTVLPPETVVPPFTVFSGCPGLFSGELPECTQELMIDVTKSYYQKFLPLTQVASGRA; this is encoded by the exons ATGGAGCTCAGCGAGATGCTCTACAACAAGTCCGAGTACATCGAGACG GCCTCCGGCAACAAGGTGAGCCGGCAGTCCGTGCTGTGCGGCAGCCAGAACATCGTCCTCAACGGCAAG ACAATCGTTATGAACGACTGCATCATCCGCGGGGACCTGGCGAACGTGCGGGTGGGCCGGCACTGCGTGGTGAAGAGCCGCAGCGTCATCAGGCCGCCCTTCAAGAAGTTCAGCAAAGG GGTGGCTTTCTTCCCTCTGCACATTGGTGACCATGTCTTCATAGAAGAGGACTGTGTTGTCAACGCGGCCCAGATCGGCTCCTATGTGCACATAGGCAAGAACTGTGTCATT GGACGTAGATGTGTTTTGAAAGACTGCTGCAAAATCTTGGACAACACAGTACTCCCTCCTGAAACTGTAGTTCCACCTTTCACTGTCTTCTCAGGCTGCCCAG GACTCTTCTCGGGGGAGCTCCCGGAATGCACCCAGGAGCTCATGATTGACGTTACCAAGAGCTATTACCAGAAGTTCTTGCCACTCACTCAG